One window of Arvicola amphibius chromosome 6, mArvAmp1.2, whole genome shotgun sequence genomic DNA carries:
- the Ahdc1 gene encoding AT-hook DNA-binding motif-containing protein 1, protein MRVKPQGLVVTSSAVCSSPDYLREPKYYPGGPPTPRPLLPTRPPASPPDKAFSTHTFSENPRPPPRRDPSTRRPPVLAKGDDVLPPRAARPVSQAHCPTPAPDSNSLRHWDNGRVNLRPVVQLIDIMKDLTRLSQDLQHSGVHLDCGGLRLSRPPAPPPGDLQYSFFSSPSLANSIRSPEERVTPHAKSERPSHPLYEPEPEPRDSPQPGQGHGPGATATATGLPPEPEPDGPDYSELADADILSELASLTCPEAQLLEAQALEPPSPQPEPQLLDPQPRFLDPQALEPLGEGLELPPLQPLADPLGLPSLTLQALDTLPDSLESQLLDPQALDPLPKLLDVPGRRLEPQQSLGHCQLAEPLRLDLCSTHGPPGPEGHPKYALRRTDRPKILCRRRKAGRGRKADSGPEGRLLPLPMPTGLAAALAEPPPLPPPPPPPTLSGPGPVPELEPESSQTPVVPTRKGKCRGVRRMVVKMAKIPVSLGRRNKTTYKVSSLSSSLSVEGKELGLRVSTEPTPLLKMKNNGRNVVVVFPPGEMPIILKRKRGRPPKNLLLGPGKPKEPAVVAAEAATVAAATLAMPEVKKRRRRKQKLASPQPSYAADANDSKAEYSDVLAKLAFLNRQSQCAGRCSPPRCWTPSEPESVHQAPDTQSISHFLHRVQGFRRRGGKTGGFGGRGGGHAAKAARCSFSDFFEGIGKKKKVVAVAATGVVGPGLTELGHPRKRGRGEVDAVTGKAKRKRRSRKNGTLFPEQVPSGPGFGEAGAEWPGDKGGGWAPHHGHPGGQAGRNCGFQGTEARAFASTGLESGASGRGSYYAGAPSGQTELSQERQNLFTGYFRSLLDSDDSSDLLDFALSASRPESRKASGTYAGPPSSGLPAQRGLATFPSRGAKASPVAVGSSGAGADPSFQPVLPSRQTFPPGRATSYGITPATSDCRAAETFPKLAPPPSAVARSPTTHPPANTYPPQYGGYGAGQSVFAPAKPFSGQDCANSKDCSFAYGSGNSLPASPSSAHSAGYAPPPSGGPCLPPSKASFFNSSEGGPFSGSAPTPLRCDSRASTVSPGGYMVPKGTTASAASAASSSSSSFQPSPENCRQFVGASQWPFRQGYGGLDWASEAFSQLYNPNFDCHVSEPNVILDISNYTPQKVKQQTAVSETFSESSSDSTQFNQPVGGGGFRRANSEASSSEGQSSLSSLEKLMMDWNEASSAPGYNWNQSVLFQSSSKPGRGRRKKVDLFEASHLGFSTSASATASGYPSKRSTGPRQPRGGRGSGACSAKKERGGTAAKAKFIPKPQPVNPLFQDSPDLGLDYYSGDSSMSPLPSQSRAFGVGERDPCDFMGPYSMNPSTPSDGTFGQGFHCDSPSLGAPELDGKHFPPLAHPPTVFDAGLQKAYSPTCSPTLGFKEELRPPPTKLTACEPLKHGLQGASLSHAAAAQAHLSCRDLPLGQPHYDSPSCKGTAYWYPPGSAARSPPYEGKVGSGLLADFLGRTEAVCLSAPHLASPPATPKADKEPLEMARPPGPPRGPAAATAGYGCPLLSDLTLSPVPRDSLLPLQDTAYRYPGFMPQAHPGLGGGPKSGFLGPMAEPHPEDTFTVTSL, encoded by the coding sequence ATGCGTGTGAAGCCCCAGGGCCTGGTGGTGACTTCCAGTGCCGTCTGCAGCTCTCCTGACTACCTCCGAGAGCCCAAGTACTACCCCGgtggtccccccaccccccggcccTTGCTGCCCACCCGGCCCCCTGCCAGCCCACCTGACAAAGCCTTTTCCACTCACACCTTCTCTGAGAACCCACGCCCACCCCCACGCCGGGACCCCAGCACCCGGCGTCCACCAGTCCTTGCCAAGGGAGACGACGTGCTACCCCCTCGGGCAGCCCGGCCTGTCTCCCAGGCCCACTGTCCCACACCGGCCCCGGACAGCAACTCTCTCCGCCACTGGGACAACGGCCGTGTGAACCTGCGTCCAGTGGTGCAGCTGATTGACATCATGAAGGACCTGACAAGGCTGTCGCAGGACCTGCAGCACAGCGGTGTGCATCTGGACTGTGGTGGTCTGAGACTGAGCCGCCCGCCTGCTCCACCACCCGGTGACCTACAATACAGCTTCTTCTCTTCACCCAGCCTGGCCAACAGCATCCGTAGCCCCGAGGAGCGCGTCACCCCTCATGCCAAGTCAGAGCGGCCCAGCCACCCCCTCTatgagcctgagcctgagcccAGAGATAGTCCCCAGCCTGGCCAAGGACATGGTCCTGGAGCCACAGCTACAGCCACTGGCCTCCCCCCAGAGCCTGAGCCTGATGGGCCTGACTACTCTGAGCTAGCAGACGCTGACATCCTCAGCGAGCTGGCCTCCCTTACATGTCCTGAGGCCCAGCTCCTGGAGGCTCAGGCCCTTGAACCTCCATCACCGCAGCCTGAACCACAGCTCCTGGACCCCCAGCCCCGCTTCCTAGACCCGCAGGCACTAGAGCCTTTAGGGGAAGGTTTGGAGCTGCCACCCCTGCAGCCTCTTGCTGATCCTCTAGGGCTGCCGAGCCTGACTCTGCAGGCCCTAGATACCCTACCTGACTCCTTGGAGTCCCAGCTCCTTGACCCCCAGGCCCTTGACCCCCTGCCCAAGTTGCTGGATGTTCCTGGTCGACGTCTAGAGCCCCAGCAGTCCCTGGGGCACTGCCAGCTGGCTGAGCCCTTACGCCTGGACTTGTGCTCAACTCATGGTCCCCCTGGTCCTGAGGGCCACCCCAAGTACGCCTTGAGGCGCACTGATAGGCCAAAGATCCTGTGTCGCCGGCGGAAAGCCGGAAGGGGGCGGAAGGCAGACTCGGGACCTGAAGGGCGCCTGCTTCCCCTGCCCATGCCTACAGGGCTGGCAGCTGCCCTGGCTGAACCCCCACcgctgccaccacctccaccacctcctacTCTGTCAGGCCCAGGCCCAGTTCCTGAGCTGGAGCCAGAGTCTTCTCAGACCCCAGTTGTCCCCACCCGCAAAGGCAAGTGCAGGGGTGTACGGCGCATGGTGGTGAAGATGGCCAagatccctgtatctctggggcGGAGAAATAAGACCACGTACAAAGTTTCGTCCTTGAGCAGCAGTCTGAGTGTGGAAGGCAAGGAGCTGGGCTTGCGGGTGTCGACAGAGCCCACCCCGTTGCTGAAGATGAAAAACAATGGCCGGAACGTGGTGGTGGTCTTCCCTCCGGGTGAGATGCCTATTATCCTCAAGCGTAAGCGTGGCCGCCCTCCTAAGAACCTGCTGCTGGGTCCTGGCAAGCCCAAAGAGCCTGCCGTGGTAGCTGCCGAGGCTGCTACTGTGGCAGCGGCCACTCTGGCCATGCCAGAGGTAAAGAAACGGAGGCGGCGAAAACAGAAACTGGCATCTCCACAGCCATCGTATGCAGCAGACGCCAATGACAGTAAGGCTGAGTACTCTGATGTCCTTGCCAAGCTGGCCTTCTTGAACCGCCAGAGCCAGTGTGCTGGGAGGTGCTCACCGCCCCGCTGCTGGACACCCAGTGAGCCTGAGTCAGTGCACCAGGCCCCAGACACCCAGAGCATCTCCCACTTCCTGCATCGTGTGCAGGGCTTCCGGAGGCGAGGAGGCAAAACGGGGGGCTTTGGAGGCAGGGGTGGAGGCCATGCAGCCAAGGCAGCCCGCTGTTCCTTTAGTGACTTCTTTGAGGGCATTGGCAAGAAAAAGAAGGTGGTAGCAGTGGCAGCTACTGGGGTTGTGGGTCCTGGCCTTACCGAGCTGGGGCATCCACGCAAAAGGGGCCGAGGGGAGGTAGATGCTGTGACTGGGAAAGCCAAGCGCAAGAGGCGGTCCCGAAAGAACGGGACTCTGTTCCCAGAGCAGGTGCCCAGTGGCCCAGGCTTTGGGGAGGCAGGTGCTGAGTGGCCTGGGGACAAGGGTGGTGGCTGGGCCCCTCACCATGGGCACCCAGGGGGGCAAGCTGGCCGAAACTGTGGGTTCCAAGGGACTGAGGCCCGGGCTTTTGCCTCCACTGGACTGGAGAGTGGGGCTTCAGGCCGTGGCAGCTACTATGCGGGTGCACCCTCAGGCCAGACGGAGCTCAGCCAGGAGCGCCAAAACCTCTTCACTGGCTATTTTCGCTCCCTGCTTGACTCGGATGACTCCTCTGACCTCTTGGACTTCGCCCTCTCAGCCTCTCGTCCAGAGTCCAGGAAGGCATCGGGCACCTATGCGGGGCCTCCCTCCAGCGGGCTGCCTGCACAGCGGGGTCTTGCCACCTTCCCAAGCCGGGGAGCCAAGGCTAGCCCAGTGGCGGTGGGCAGCAGTGGAGCTGGGGCAGACCCCTCCTTCCAGCCTGTTCTGCCCTCCCGTCAGACCTTCCCACCAGGACGGGCAACAAGCTACGGGATAACCCCAGCCACTTCAGACTGCCGGGCAGCTGAGACCTTCCCAAAGCTGGCTCCCCCTCCTTCAGCCGTGGCCCGCTCACCTACCACCCACCCGCCTGCCAACACCTACCCCCCTCAGTATGGTGGCTATGGGGCAGGACAAAGTGTGTTTGCCCCAGCAAAGCCCTTTTCAGGCCAGGACTGTGCTAACAGTAAGGACTGCAGCTTTGCCTATGGCAGTGGCAACAGCCTTCCCGCCTCACCCAGCAGCGCCCACAGTGCTGGCTATGCCCCACCACCTAGTGGGGGTCCCTGCCTGCCACCCAGCAAGGCGTCCTTCTTCAACAGCTCTGAGGGGGGCCCCTTCTCTGGGTCGGCTCCCACACCCTTGCGCTGCGATAGTCGAGCCAGCACCGTCTCACCCGGTGGCTACATGGTGCCCAAGGGCACCACAGCTTCTGCAGCCTCTgccgcttcctcctcctcctcctcctttcagcCCTCACCCGAGAACTGTCGGCAGTTTGTGGGGGCTTCTCAGTGGCCTTTCCGGCAGGGGTATGGCGGCCTGGACTGGGCCTCAGAGGCCTTTAGTCAGCTCTACAATCCCAACTTTGACTGCCACGTCAGTGAGCCCAATGTGATCTTGGACATCTCGAACTACACGCCGCAGAAGGTGAAGCAGCAGACTGCCGTGTCTGAGACCTTCTCCGAGTCGTCCTCCGACAGCACCCAGTTCAATCAACCCGTCGGTGGGGGTGGTTTTCGGCGTGCCAACAGCGAGGCCTCAAGCAGTGAGGGCCAGTCCAGCCTGTCTAGCCTGGAGAAGCTCATGATGGACTGGAACGAAGCGTCGTCTGCTCCCGGCTACAACTGGAACCAGAGCGTCCTCTTCCAGAGCAGCTCCAAGCCTGGCCGCGGGCGGCGGAAGAAGGTGGACCTGTTTGAGGCCTCACATCTGGGCTTTTCAACATCTGCCTCGGCCACTGCCTCTGGCTACCCATCCAAACGGAGCACCGGGCCCCGGCAGCCGCGGGGTGGCCGGGGTAGTGGGGCCTGTTCAGCCAAGAAGGAGCGAGGTGGGACAGCGGCTAAAGCTAAGTTCATCCCCAAGCCACAGCCAGTTAATCcactgttccaggacagcccggacCTTGGCCTGGACTACTACAGCGGGGACAGCAGCATGTCACCGCTGCCCTCCCAGTCAAGAGCCTTTGGGGTGGGAGAGCGAGATCCCTGTGACTTCATGGGACCCTACTCCATGAATCCGTCTACACCTTCTGATGGCACTTTCGGCCAAGGCTTCCACTGTGACTCTCCCAGCCTCGGTGCCCCCGAGCTTGATGGCAAGCATTTCCCACCGCTGGCACACCCACCCACAGTGTTTGATGCTGGCCTGCAGAAGGCATACTCACCCACCTGTTCACCCACGCTCGGCTTCAAGGAAGAGCTGCGGCCACCGCCTACAAAGCTGACTGCCTGTGAGCCCCTTAAGCATGGTCTTCAGGGGGCCAGCCTGAGCCATGCGGCTGCAGCTCAGGCCCACCTGAGCTGCCGGGACCTGCCGCTGGGCCAGCCTCACTATGATTCCCCTAGTTGCAAGGGTACGGCCTATTGGTACCCACCAGGTTCAGCTGCCCGCAGCCCACCCTATGAAGGCAAGGTGGGTTCAGGGCTGCTAGCTGACTTCCTGGGCAGGACGGAGGCTGTATGCCTCAGTGCCCCTCACCTGGCTAGCCCTCCAGCCACGCCCAAGGCCGACAAGGAGCCACTGGAGATGGCCCGGCCACCAGGTCCACCCCGCGGCCCTGCTGCAGCCACTGCTGGCTATGGCTGTCCACTCCTTAGTGACTTAACCCTGTCCCCTGTGCCGAGGGACTCGCTGCTGCCCCTGCAGGACACTGCCTACAGGTATCCAGGCTTTATGCCACAGGCACATCCTGGCCTGGGTGGGGGCCCTAAGAGTGGCTTCCTGGGGCCCATGGCGGAACCTCACCCTGAGGATACATTCACCGTCACCTCCCTGTAG